In a genomic window of Cardiocondyla obscurior isolate alpha-2009 linkage group LG08, Cobs3.1, whole genome shotgun sequence:
- the LOC139105066 gene encoding uncharacterized protein — translation MSRQLRDRDHVNHDYQEGYGDFRNLRDLRDFRDFHRDTLDERDGPTTGRIYRDDYPEEYDHHPPAASTSANHTTNPVSRYSSRLYPPSKKIKRTSPHTPAELPFLLFPRHVALRDNEEFPIGTSRIILILFSVNRITRRNKHVRLFDIFYLKIKYKELD, via the exons ATGTCGAGGCAGCTACGAGATCGAGACCACGTGAACCACGACTATCAGGAGGGCTACGGCGATTTTCGGAACCTGCGCGACCTCAGGGATTTTCGGGACTTCCACCGGGACACGCTCGACGAAAGGGACGGGCCCACCACCGGCAGGATCTATCGGGACGACTATCCGGAGGAGTACGATCATCATCCGCCTGCTGCATCCACCTCGGCGAATCATACCACCAACCCGGTGAGTCGATACT CTTCGCGTCTTTACCCACCCTCTAAGAAGATTAAACGCACCTCGCCGCACACGCCGGCTGAACTGCCGTTCTTATTATTTCCGAGGCACGTGGCATTGCGGGATAATGAAGAGTTTCCGATAGGAACGTCGCGTATAATACTTATACTTTTCTCCGTAAATCGTATTACTCGAAGAAATAAACATGTCAgattatttgatatattttatttaaaaattaaatacaaagaattagattga